One Echinicola strongylocentroti DNA window includes the following coding sequences:
- a CDS encoding n-acetylglutamate synthase — translation MNYHNKTFKSISNSENGQVSPETVFNYQQEGNILSGHYSGGGIKKGNLIGIVDGDGKIDMRYCHINSQGEIMTGRCFSKPELTPIGKIRLYERWQWTSGDLSQGESIVEEV, via the coding sequence ATGAACTATCATAATAAAACTTTTAAATCCATTTCCAACAGTGAAAATGGCCAAGTATCCCCGGAAACGGTGTTCAATTATCAGCAAGAAGGAAATATACTTTCCGGCCATTATTCAGGTGGTGGGATCAAAAAAGGAAACCTTATAGGTATTGTGGATGGAGATGGAAAAATAGACATGCGATACTGCCATATAAATTCCCAGGGGGAAATAATGACCGGAAGATGTTTTTCTAAGCCAGAGTTGACCCCAATTGGGAAAATAAGGTTATATGAACGGTGGCAATGGACATCTGGTGATTTGTCCCAAGGAGAATCAATTGTTGAAGAAGTTTAG
- the trkA gene encoding Trk system potassium transporter TrkA: MAMNIVIAGAGDMGFHLAESLSYENKDITLIDTDKDILEHVASRLDVLTVIGDSASIDVLKNANVKDANMVMAVTTSEKTNIVTAMLAKQLGAKRVIARVRNHDYLLEDNVGYFHNLGIDDIISPTMLCSGEIYRMVKNSTFSDIFEFEEGKLNVMGVILDQYSSLVNKRLADTRAMSIFEDVRIIAIVRDQMTIIPGGNTLLRNNDHVYFVSNKKASESIAQLTAQREIDIKNVMIIGGDDLAFTSALKLEPEYKVTLIHNNKERCKWLSERLGSTLVINGDYKNIELLIEEGLEEMQAFLALTESSETNIITSLSSKNHGVYKTIAHVDTREYIHISHSIGVDSLINKKLVAANQIARHLRKGKVEAISGIYGVDAEFIQYVISKNNRLTKKKLRELHFPETAIVAGVIRGEEVFIPDGDFNLQLNDKAIVLALPSAKSSLEKLFN; encoded by the coding sequence ATGGCTATGAATATCGTAATTGCAGGAGCTGGTGATATGGGATTTCATCTCGCAGAGTCATTAAGCTATGAAAACAAGGATATCACCTTAATTGATACAGACAAGGATATTTTGGAGCATGTGGCTTCAAGGTTGGATGTCTTGACAGTGATAGGGGATTCTGCTTCCATAGATGTCCTCAAGAATGCCAATGTGAAAGATGCCAATATGGTAATGGCTGTGACCACCTCCGAAAAAACCAATATTGTGACGGCCATGTTGGCGAAGCAATTGGGTGCAAAGAGGGTGATTGCCAGGGTGAGGAACCACGATTATTTGCTTGAGGATAATGTCGGTTACTTTCATAACCTCGGGATCGATGATATCATTTCTCCGACTATGCTTTGTTCTGGGGAGATCTACCGAATGGTCAAGAACTCCACCTTTTCGGATATTTTTGAATTTGAAGAGGGAAAACTGAATGTGATGGGTGTCATCCTGGATCAGTATTCTTCTTTGGTCAACAAACGATTGGCAGATACACGAGCCATGTCGATTTTTGAAGATGTAAGGATCATAGCCATCGTCAGAGACCAAATGACCATCATTCCGGGAGGTAATACCCTGCTTCGTAATAATGATCATGTTTATTTTGTGTCCAATAAAAAAGCCAGTGAATCCATTGCGCAATTGACCGCACAGCGAGAAATTGATATCAAAAATGTGATGATTATCGGGGGAGATGACTTGGCTTTTACTTCAGCACTGAAGCTAGAACCAGAATATAAGGTGACACTGATCCATAACAATAAGGAGCGGTGCAAATGGCTGTCAGAGCGATTGGGTTCTACCTTGGTGATCAATGGCGACTATAAGAACATAGAATTGCTGATCGAGGAAGGACTGGAAGAGATGCAGGCATTTTTGGCTTTGACGGAGAGCTCCGAGACCAATATCATTACCAGCCTTAGCTCAAAAAACCATGGTGTTTACAAAACCATTGCCCATGTGGATACTAGAGAGTACATCCATATTTCGCATAGTATCGGAGTGGATTCCTTGATCAATAAAAAACTGGTCGCCGCTAACCAAATTGCCAGACACCTCAGGAAAGGAAAGGTGGAAGCAATCTCTGGAATTTATGGTGTGGACGCTGAATTTATCCAATATGTGATTTCAAAAAATAATCGGCTTACCAAAAAGAAACTGCGCGAGCTCCACTTTCCCGAAACCGCAATCGTAGCAGGTGTGATTCGGGGAGAGGAGGTTTTTATCCCTGATGGAGATTTTAATCTACAGCTCAATGACAAGGCTATCGTACTGGCACTTCCATCGGCCAAATCCAGTTTGGAAAAATTATTCAATTAG
- a CDS encoding TrkH family potassium uptake protein, translating to MIHFKAIAKVMGGLLMLLGLLMLPGIGFSFYYKSGDQMPLIYSAFVSIAMGGLLFFSFSKQDQNIRKREGYLIVALSWIFMSLFGMLPYLVSGTLTSLSDAIFETVSGLTTTGASVLNDIEALPKGILFWRSMTQWIGGLGIIVLTVAIFPLLGIGGIELFVAESPGPTSDKLHPRIRETAKRLWYVYVGLTLLCAGLFYVGGMDFFDAINHALTTLATGGFSTKNASMAFFDVPFIQYVAIIFMFLAGTNFTVIYFGLLGKFDKVWKSDEFKAYVLVVGLIIVGLSVPVFLTSGLGVEKAFRDTAFQVVSLLTTTGYVTADYTSYGHGLTILFFLLLFVGGCAGSTAGGIKFIRHLTFFKNTILEFKRIVHPRAVVPLKINNERVSGKIITHIMIFLLIYLMVFVVGSVVMSVVGYDMLTSFGAVATCLGNVGPAIGRVGPLDNFSFFDPFTKIFLSAIMLLGRLELFTVLVLFSPYFWRAN from the coding sequence ATGATCCATTTTAAAGCCATTGCAAAAGTAATGGGAGGCTTGTTGATGCTGTTGGGCCTATTGATGCTTCCAGGCATAGGTTTTAGCTTTTATTACAAAAGCGGCGATCAAATGCCCTTAATTTATTCGGCTTTTGTCTCCATTGCTATGGGAGGTCTTTTGTTCTTTTCGTTTTCCAAGCAAGACCAGAATATCCGAAAACGTGAGGGCTACCTGATCGTGGCCTTAAGTTGGATATTTATGTCGCTCTTTGGGATGCTGCCGTATTTGGTAAGTGGTACGTTGACCAGTCTATCGGATGCGATTTTTGAGACAGTTTCTGGATTGACTACCACCGGAGCTTCTGTACTGAACGATATCGAAGCCCTCCCAAAAGGGATCTTGTTTTGGAGGAGCATGACACAATGGATTGGCGGTCTAGGGATTATTGTTCTTACTGTGGCCATATTTCCACTGCTTGGAATTGGAGGTATTGAGTTGTTTGTGGCCGAGTCTCCTGGCCCGACCTCCGATAAGCTCCATCCCCGCATCCGTGAAACAGCTAAACGGCTTTGGTATGTCTATGTAGGCCTTACACTGCTTTGTGCAGGGCTTTTTTATGTAGGCGGAATGGACTTTTTTGATGCTATTAACCATGCTTTGACGACTTTGGCCACAGGTGGGTTTTCGACAAAAAATGCCAGCATGGCTTTTTTTGATGTGCCGTTTATTCAATATGTGGCCATTATTTTTATGTTTTTGGCCGGCACCAATTTCACGGTGATTTATTTTGGGTTATTGGGAAAGTTTGATAAAGTCTGGAAGAGTGATGAGTTTAAGGCCTATGTTTTGGTCGTGGGACTTATCATTGTTGGATTGTCCGTGCCAGTTTTTTTGACCAGCGGGTTGGGAGTCGAGAAGGCATTTAGGGATACGGCCTTTCAAGTGGTTTCTTTATTGACCACAACAGGCTATGTGACGGCAGATTATACCAGCTATGGGCACGGGCTTACCATCCTGTTTTTTTTACTGCTCTTTGTCGGAGGTTGTGCCGGTTCGACTGCTGGCGGTATCAAGTTTATCCGTCACCTTACTTTTTTTAAAAATACCATATTGGAGTTTAAGCGAATTGTACACCCTCGTGCCGTGGTGCCGCTAAAGATCAATAACGAAAGGGTGTCTGGGAAAATCATTACCCATATCATGATTTTCCTTTTGATTTATTTAATGGTTTTTGTGGTAGGGAGTGTGGTGATGTCCGTTGTGGGATATGATATGTTGACCAGTTTTGGGGCGGTGGCCACTTGCTTGGGAAATGTAGGGCCTGCAATAGGACGTGTAGGCCCGTTGGATAATTTTTCCTTTTTCGATCCCTTTACCAAAATCTTCCTGTCTGCAATTATGTTATTGGGCCGCCTTGAACTGTTTACAGTTTTAGTGCTTTTCAGCCCGTATTTTTGGAGAGCCAATTGA
- a CDS encoding PhzF family phenazine biosynthesis protein, which yields MEIDYQVISVFTDQNRAFKGNPSAVVVTEKLLSEGEMQEIAKRLHQPATTFLAKMADEGRYAIRWFAPDAAIGLCGHGTAAATAYLGTKKRQDSAFTFVYADGLIHGKLNADQTVSISTASIKVVEELPEIPEAIVEGLGIPLLSMYRTANKYIILVKSETDLRRMVPDFERLKDCAVFGYAITAQGEEVDFVSRTLVPHTVQKEDHATGSSHAMLVPFWAERLGKKHMLSLQFSERGGAFACALEEDGLVVLTGAFLMEESGKLSL from the coding sequence ATGGAAATAGATTATCAGGTTATTTCAGTTTTTACGGACCAAAACCGAGCGTTTAAGGGAAACCCTTCCGCAGTAGTAGTAACGGAAAAGTTGCTGTCCGAAGGAGAAATGCAAGAAATAGCCAAAAGGCTCCATCAACCTGCGACGACATTTTTGGCCAAGATGGCCGATGAAGGACGTTATGCCATAAGGTGGTTTGCTCCCGATGCAGCCATAGGGCTTTGTGGTCATGGTACAGCAGCGGCTACAGCATATTTGGGCACGAAGAAGCGTCAAGACAGTGCGTTTACTTTTGTGTATGCTGATGGTTTGATCCACGGAAAATTAAATGCAGACCAGACCGTGTCCATCAGTACCGCCTCCATTAAGGTGGTGGAAGAACTTCCTGAAATTCCGGAAGCTATAGTGGAAGGGCTTGGTATCCCACTTTTGTCCATGTACAGAACGGCCAATAAATATATCATTTTGGTGAAGAGTGAGACTGATCTCCGTCGAATGGTTCCTGATTTTGAGCGATTGAAAGATTGTGCTGTTTTTGGTTATGCCATTACTGCCCAAGGTGAGGAAGTGGACTTTGTGAGCAGGACGCTAGTACCGCATACCGTCCAAAAAGAAGATCATGCCACGGGTTCATCCCATGCCATGCTTGTGCCTTTTTGGGCTGAGCGACTTGGTAAAAAACATATGCTATCCTTACAGTTTAGTGAGAGGGGAGGAGCATTTGCTTGTGCGTTGGAGGAAGATGGATTGGTGGTACTTACGGGTGCATTCTTGATGGAAGAGTCTGGTAAGTTATCCTTGTAA
- a CDS encoding c-type cytochrome: MIKAALTTVLVFTYLGWGAISLPPQDDLKASIKRGEEVYKDFCITCHMPDGKGVEGTFPPLAGADFLLEKRKESIHAIKYGLSGKISVNGQTYNNTMTNLRLYDDEVADVMNYILNTWGNKSTKKVTEKEVKNIEEGKPTAK; the protein is encoded by the coding sequence ATGATCAAAGCAGCTCTCACCACTGTCCTCGTCTTCACTTATCTAGGCTGGGGAGCCATCAGTCTCCCTCCACAAGACGACCTAAAAGCCAGTATCAAACGTGGCGAAGAAGTTTACAAGGATTTTTGCATCACTTGCCATATGCCCGACGGTAAAGGGGTCGAAGGTACATTTCCTCCTTTGGCTGGAGCGGATTTCTTATTGGAAAAACGTAAGGAAAGTATCCATGCGATAAAATACGGTCTCAGTGGAAAAATCTCGGTCAATGGTCAAACCTACAATAACACGATGACCAACCTCAGACTCTACGATGACGAAGTAGCGGATGTCATGAATTATATCCTCAATACTTGGGGGAATAAATCGACCAAAAAGGTTACCGAAAAAGAAGTCAAAAACATCGAAGAAGGAAAACCCACAGCTAAATAA
- a CDS encoding PQQ-dependent sugar dehydrogenase, which translates to MKNPITAFSITLRITLFTFVFNIGSSCAQDNRPGVLEDTPPIEDDPKSYTVETIVEDINNPWGMALLPDGGLLITEKDGELIYAKDGEKKVISGTPEVVSRGQGGLLDIILHPDYATNGWIYLTFSSGEGGDGAHTAVMRAKFNGNSLTDQEVLYKASPNTRKGQHFGSRMAFDDEGYLFFSVGERGQRDVNPQDITRDGGKIYRINEDGSIPEDNPFYDEADAKKAIYSYGHRNPQGMLFHPLYHEIWVNEHGPQGGDEINVVKKGGNFGWPEVSYGIDYDDSILTEDTNREGMKQPLYYWVPSIAPCGFALVPEDTYPDWAGNLLVGSLKFQYLEMLTLDGKQVTKRTKLLDGMGRLRNVKIGPDNHIYVGIQGKGIVKIIPNP; encoded by the coding sequence ATGAAAAACCCCATAACTGCATTCTCCATCACCCTAAGAATCACCCTATTTACCTTTGTCTTTAATATTGGCTCTTCATGTGCACAAGATAATCGACCTGGAGTATTGGAAGACACTCCGCCTATCGAAGATGATCCCAAAAGCTATACGGTAGAAACGATAGTAGAAGACATCAATAATCCCTGGGGGATGGCATTATTGCCCGATGGTGGACTGCTGATCACTGAAAAGGATGGTGAACTCATCTATGCCAAAGATGGTGAAAAAAAGGTCATCTCCGGAACTCCCGAGGTGGTTTCAAGAGGCCAGGGAGGATTATTGGACATTATTCTCCACCCTGACTACGCCACAAATGGCTGGATTTACCTTACTTTTTCTTCTGGAGAAGGTGGTGATGGAGCCCATACCGCAGTCATGCGTGCAAAATTTAACGGAAACAGCCTTACCGATCAAGAAGTCTTGTACAAGGCCAGTCCAAACACCCGAAAAGGCCAGCATTTTGGATCCAGGATGGCATTTGACGATGAAGGGTACCTGTTCTTTTCTGTCGGTGAACGGGGGCAAAGAGACGTAAACCCGCAAGATATTACCAGAGATGGTGGAAAAATCTATCGAATAAATGAAGATGGTTCCATTCCCGAAGATAACCCTTTCTATGATGAAGCGGATGCCAAAAAGGCCATTTATTCCTACGGTCACAGAAACCCACAGGGAATGCTCTTCCACCCTCTTTACCATGAGATTTGGGTCAATGAACATGGACCACAAGGCGGTGATGAGATCAATGTAGTAAAAAAAGGAGGCAATTTTGGTTGGCCAGAAGTATCCTACGGGATCGATTATGATGATTCTATATTAACGGAGGATACCAACCGGGAAGGCATGAAACAGCCACTTTATTATTGGGTACCCTCTATTGCTCCATGTGGTTTTGCATTGGTACCAGAGGATACTTACCCCGATTGGGCAGGAAACTTACTCGTAGGCTCCTTGAAATTCCAATACTTAGAGATGCTTACCCTTGATGGAAAGCAGGTAACCAAAAGGACAAAACTACTGGACGGTATGGGTAGACTTCGGAATGTTAAAATAGGCCCGGACAATCATATTTATGTAGGCATCCAAGGAAAAGGAATTGTAAAAATCATACCGAACCCCTAA
- a CDS encoding TonB-dependent receptor produces the protein MIKKLKLHVFTFFSLLVCFQAISQEKCDFEVKGKVVDQESQEPIEGAYIWISDLEKGTVTNQNGNFHLKGICEGHYQLSVEFLGYTSQQLQLNVHEQVNMTVRLVPKEYLIDGVEIIGHKDAVNTLNNISHLGKDIMEENRGVNLGETLKALPGVTTFSTGANITKPVIHGMHSNRIMILNNEVRQEGQQWGGEHAPEVDPFMAEDISVVKGAETVRFGPEAMGGVILVTPPKLPVSGGINGSATVVGATNGWNGAAAFSLEGGAKKLQGFGYRIQASSRIGGNIKTPEYYQDNTGMRELNFSGAVGYNTKKLGMELFYSRFASTIGILSDSHTGNSSDLEELIANGRPFSDPDFSYTVENPRQEVVHQLFKAKGHYHLNNDGVVNLKYAFQQNNRQEYDVRRGSLNDRAALDLELFTNTLDLSYEHPSNNNWNGSFGINAIQQANNNIPGTGVTPLIPNYDMINLGAFVIEKYTKGPLELEGGARYDYRYVDAARYNQGELDEQDFTFQNFSAFLGAGYSLSDQWLITTNLGSAWRPPNINEQFSQGLHHGAAAVEIGDPNLVSEQAIKWVNTINFDNEKLTAELTGYYHKINNYIYLNPTGEEYVSLRGTFNVFEYLQTDASFWGIDLSTDYVLLPPLSWFVKGSMIRAKNLSEQNYLPFIPADRVETGLVYETNAIGKLTFSNLTAFKQRREPDFDLAPAPPGYNLWNISISKSFIENEKSRLNGSLTVNNLLNTEYKDYMNRFRYFTHEMGRNITLRINYEF, from the coding sequence ATGATCAAAAAGCTAAAGCTGCACGTCTTCACTTTCTTCTCTCTGTTAGTTTGTTTTCAAGCTATATCACAAGAAAAGTGCGACTTCGAAGTGAAAGGAAAAGTAGTGGACCAAGAAAGCCAAGAACCCATCGAAGGTGCATACATTTGGATATCAGATTTGGAAAAAGGAACCGTCACCAATCAAAACGGCAACTTTCATCTTAAAGGCATCTGTGAAGGGCACTATCAGCTCAGTGTAGAATTTTTGGGCTATACCAGCCAACAACTTCAGCTCAACGTCCACGAGCAAGTAAACATGACCGTGCGACTTGTACCAAAAGAATACCTCATAGACGGAGTCGAAATCATAGGACATAAAGACGCTGTCAATACCCTGAACAATATCAGCCACCTCGGGAAGGACATCATGGAGGAAAACCGTGGTGTGAACTTGGGAGAGACACTTAAAGCACTGCCGGGCGTCACCACTTTCTCGACAGGGGCCAACATCACCAAACCGGTGATCCATGGCATGCACAGTAACCGCATCATGATCCTCAATAACGAAGTCCGCCAGGAAGGCCAGCAATGGGGTGGTGAGCACGCTCCGGAAGTGGACCCGTTTATGGCCGAGGATATCTCTGTCGTCAAAGGTGCTGAGACGGTACGTTTTGGTCCGGAAGCAATGGGCGGTGTCATCCTGGTCACCCCACCAAAACTGCCTGTTTCGGGAGGCATCAATGGATCAGCCACTGTCGTAGGCGCCACTAATGGATGGAACGGCGCAGCAGCTTTTAGCCTGGAAGGCGGAGCAAAAAAGCTACAAGGTTTTGGGTACCGCATTCAAGCCTCCTCCAGAATAGGTGGCAATATCAAAACTCCAGAGTACTACCAAGACAATACGGGAATGCGTGAGCTGAACTTTTCTGGCGCTGTCGGCTACAATACAAAAAAGCTGGGAATGGAATTGTTTTACAGTCGATTTGCTTCCACTATAGGTATCTTGAGTGATTCCCATACCGGTAATTCGAGCGACCTGGAAGAGCTGATCGCCAATGGAAGGCCTTTTTCTGATCCTGACTTTAGCTACACAGTCGAAAACCCCAGACAGGAAGTCGTCCATCAGCTATTCAAGGCCAAAGGCCACTACCATCTTAACAATGACGGTGTCGTCAATCTCAAGTATGCATTCCAGCAAAACAACAGGCAAGAATACGACGTCAGAAGGGGAAGTCTAAATGACCGTGCCGCGCTAGACCTCGAACTCTTCACCAACACCCTTGATCTCTCTTACGAACACCCGTCAAACAACAACTGGAACGGATCCTTTGGGATCAATGCCATTCAACAAGCCAACAACAATATTCCTGGAACCGGAGTAACCCCGCTCATTCCCAATTATGATATGATCAACTTGGGGGCTTTTGTTATCGAAAAGTACACCAAAGGGCCATTAGAACTTGAAGGAGGTGCCCGGTATGATTACCGCTATGTAGATGCAGCCCGTTACAATCAGGGCGAATTGGATGAACAGGATTTTACTTTCCAAAACTTCAGTGCTTTTCTTGGAGCCGGTTACAGCCTCAGTGACCAATGGCTGATCACCACGAACCTGGGTTCAGCTTGGAGACCCCCAAATATCAATGAGCAGTTTAGTCAGGGACTTCACCATGGAGCGGCCGCTGTGGAGATAGGTGACCCTAACTTGGTCAGCGAACAAGCGATCAAATGGGTAAACACCATAAATTTCGACAATGAAAAACTCACTGCCGAATTGACGGGATATTACCACAAAATCAACAACTATATTTACCTCAATCCCACTGGGGAGGAATATGTGTCCCTTAGGGGGACTTTCAATGTTTTTGAATATTTGCAGACAGACGCATCTTTCTGGGGAATAGACCTGAGCACAGATTACGTACTGCTACCACCACTTTCTTGGTTTGTGAAAGGCAGTATGATACGGGCAAAAAACCTATCTGAACAAAACTACCTGCCATTCATACCAGCAGACAGGGTTGAGACGGGGCTCGTCTATGAAACCAATGCCATCGGTAAGCTCACCTTCAGCAACTTAACCGCCTTCAAACAGCGCAGAGAACCGGATTTTGACCTTGCACCAGCGCCCCCAGGATACAACCTTTGGAATATCAGCATAAGTAAATCCTTCATAGAAAATGAAAAGTCAAGACTCAATGGCAGTCTTACTGTAAACAATCTGTTAAATACAGAATACAAAGATTACATGAATCGATTCAGGTACTTCACCCATGAAATGGGCAGGAACATTACCTTGAGAATCAATTATGAATTTTAA
- a CDS encoding TonB-dependent receptor, translated as MRKIYLLFFSFLLFHGNLLGQEMLNGKVVDNETGETLPGAYIFLKDNDDNTLGNTYTDENGEFKISNPALSSFILEVSFIGYKTLRKPLSGVTSKNLGTISLQEDAAQLQEVEIQGKVMTGEVKGDTVAFNANAYKTRSQASAGELVRKMPGVRMNGGTIEVQGETVGRVLVDGEPFFGDDPAMAMQNLPVAVIDKIEFLDQKSDQARLTGFDDGETIKTINIVTKKETRGGKFGQLFAGYGTDDNYLVGGAVHFFEGAQRLSLLGLSNNINQQNFSADDLTGAFGSGDSRGWRRRDSDDITVRERPGITTTNSLGTNFTDKFDDGKARFSGNYFFNDSENTLRRRSTREYILPSDSLQFYEEERQEENNSQLHRLNMKLEYDISEKHAIIWRPRFSYEKANSTSKLAAVNLFDQSTPISETVNATESTEEALRFDNDFTYRYKFNKPGRTISTSIETGYRDNKSDSRLVSVNQNYQSGNLDSLIQKTNNKNGSFDYEVEIEYTEPIGENSQVRVEYEIGNDKSDNIQDVSQREMESTVFERDSTLSNEFENSYQRNEISLGYRYAGEIWRVYSSLNYEVAKLNSDRLFPGYENTKRTFKNFVPRLYVDYEPSKSLSVRVGYRTDTDAPSVRQLQDVIDNSNPLQISMGNPELEQEYEHRLFTRIRKINLENSKSFFMWFSAGLRNNYMGTSTYIATQDTLIQNDVLLRQGGQLSMPVNLSRAWNANTSISFGFPLSFMKSNLNLDTRISYSNTPGLINDQLNNNHNLGLGQGIGISSNVGENLDFNLSTSGNYNLVKSSIQENRNTEYYSHETRLDLYWNFWKGFFVSTNVNNQFYVGLGEEYDQSVWLMNADFGYRFPPTQNLELKMTVFDLLNQNTSINRSVTDVYIETERTDVLRQFFMLTLTYNLRAFGGNQPQYEN; from the coding sequence ATGCGTAAAATTTACCTTCTTTTTTTTTCCTTTCTATTATTCCATGGGAACCTATTGGGGCAAGAAATGCTCAATGGAAAGGTAGTGGATAATGAAACCGGCGAAACCTTACCTGGTGCCTACATTTTTTTGAAGGACAATGATGACAATACCCTAGGAAACACCTACACTGATGAAAATGGAGAATTTAAGATCTCCAACCCTGCTCTATCCAGCTTTATTTTGGAAGTGAGCTTTATTGGCTACAAGACCCTTCGGAAACCTCTCTCCGGGGTCACCTCAAAAAATCTCGGGACAATATCACTCCAAGAAGATGCGGCACAACTTCAAGAAGTGGAAATCCAAGGTAAAGTCATGACTGGAGAAGTAAAAGGTGATACAGTGGCCTTTAATGCCAATGCCTATAAAACTCGGTCCCAAGCAAGTGCTGGCGAATTGGTCAGGAAAATGCCCGGGGTAAGAATGAACGGTGGTACCATCGAAGTACAAGGAGAAACCGTGGGCAGGGTCTTGGTAGATGGCGAACCGTTCTTTGGAGATGATCCCGCCATGGCCATGCAAAACCTCCCAGTGGCTGTCATTGACAAGATTGAATTCCTGGATCAAAAAAGCGACCAAGCAAGGCTTACCGGGTTTGATGACGGCGAAACGATAAAAACCATCAACATCGTCACCAAAAAGGAAACCCGTGGGGGAAAATTCGGCCAGCTCTTTGCCGGATATGGTACTGATGACAACTACCTGGTAGGCGGTGCAGTCCATTTTTTTGAAGGAGCCCAGCGCCTCTCCCTACTGGGCCTGAGCAATAACATCAACCAACAGAATTTCTCTGCCGATGATCTCACAGGTGCCTTTGGATCTGGCGACAGTCGCGGATGGAGAAGAAGGGACAGTGATGATATTACCGTTCGCGAAAGACCAGGCATAACGACAACAAATTCATTGGGTACCAATTTTACCGATAAGTTTGACGATGGTAAAGCCAGGTTTTCCGGCAACTATTTTTTCAATGACAGTGAAAATACCCTGAGACGCAGATCTACTCGCGAATACATCCTTCCCAGCGATAGTTTACAGTTTTACGAGGAAGAAAGACAGGAAGAAAACAACAGCCAATTGCACCGGCTAAACATGAAGCTGGAATATGATATTTCAGAAAAGCATGCCATCATATGGAGACCACGTTTTTCATATGAAAAAGCCAACTCAACAAGCAAACTGGCCGCCGTCAACCTATTTGACCAATCTACCCCAATAAGTGAAACGGTCAATGCGACAGAAAGCACCGAAGAAGCACTCCGCTTTGATAATGACTTCACCTACCGCTATAAATTCAACAAACCTGGAAGGACGATCTCAACCAGTATTGAAACCGGATACAGGGACAATAAAAGTGACTCTCGCCTGGTCTCTGTCAACCAAAACTACCAAAGCGGCAACCTGGACAGCCTCATACAAAAAACCAATAATAAAAATGGCTCTTTTGACTATGAAGTAGAAATCGAATACACCGAACCTATCGGTGAAAACTCGCAGGTAAGAGTGGAATATGAAATAGGGAATGACAAAAGTGACAATATACAGGATGTCTCCCAACGGGAAATGGAATCCACGGTTTTCGAAAGGGACAGCACACTGAGCAACGAATTTGAAAACAGCTACCAAAGAAACGAAATCAGCTTGGGCTATCGCTATGCAGGAGAAATTTGGAGGGTGTATTCTTCGCTAAATTATGAAGTAGCAAAGCTCAACAGTGATCGTCTCTTCCCTGGATATGAAAATACTAAACGAACGTTTAAGAACTTTGTCCCTCGCTTATATGTAGACTATGAACCCAGTAAGTCACTGAGCGTACGTGTGGGGTACAGAACAGATACCGATGCCCCGTCAGTGAGGCAATTGCAAGACGTAATCGATAATAGCAACCCGCTACAGATAAGCATGGGGAATCCGGAATTGGAGCAGGAATATGAGCACCGTCTCTTTACCCGAATCAGAAAAATCAACCTTGAAAATTCGAAGTCATTTTTCATGTGGTTCTCCGCTGGTCTCCGAAACAACTACATGGGAACAAGCACGTATATCGCTACACAGGACACCTTGATCCAAAATGATGTACTGCTGAGACAAGGAGGCCAACTCAGCATGCCCGTCAATCTTAGCAGGGCCTGGAATGCCAATACCAGCATCTCGTTTGGCTTCCCACTGAGCTTTATGAAAAGCAATCTTAACCTGGACACAAGAATCAGCTATTCGAATACCCCTGGCCTTATCAATGACCAGCTCAACAACAACCATAACCTTGGACTTGGCCAAGGTATTGGGATCAGCAGTAATGTAGGCGAGAACCTGGACTTTAACCTGAGTACCTCTGGCAACTATAACCTTGTAAAAAGCTCCATACAAGAAAACAGAAATACCGAATACTACTCCCATGAAACAAGGCTAGACCTGTACTGGAATTTCTGGAAGGGATTTTTTGTGAGTACCAATGTCAATAACCAGTTTTATGTTGGCTTAGGAGAGGAATATGACCAGTCTGTCTGGCTAATGAACGCTGACTTTGGATACCGCTTCCCTCCTACACAAAATCTGGAACTAAAAATGACCGTCTTTGACCTTCTCAACCAAAACACCAGTATCAATAGAAGTGTCACCGATGTATATATCGAAACAGAAAGAACCGATGTATTAAGACAGTTTTTCATGTTAACCCTGACCTATAACCTCAGGGCTTTTGGAGGCAATCAACCACAATACGAAAACTGA